In a genomic window of Helianthus annuus cultivar XRQ/B chromosome 10, HanXRQr2.0-SUNRISE, whole genome shotgun sequence:
- the LOC110881341 gene encoding uncharacterized protein LOC110881341 — MGTRVEEDLAKPYKPSNLSCFSQQIADYDFQTKIKMPSHIRTYDGFEDPEDHLQIFTGAARIEKWSNAECCLMFMQTLIGSARIWFYDLPARSIRNFDDLSKGFLANFSQQRRYVKDATVIFQIKQRDNESHREFIERYKKEGLTYVGADEKMRVANFMNAITSKYLTRDCNKSLPKTLEEALERAEAHIRGEEAVDIKEQRKRGSSWRSNSPVRKRGNYNSYDRRQKGSDHQRSEGQNPLTREKA; from the coding sequence ATGGGTACAAGGGTCGAAGAAGACTTGGCTAAACCCTACAAGCcgagtaacctttcatgcttctcacAGCAAATAGCCGATTACGATTTTCAAACAAAAATCAAGATGCCGTCCCACATCAGAACGTACGATGGGTTTGAAGACCCAGAGGACCATCTTCAGATTTTTACCGGTGCAGCAAGGATAGAAAAATGGTCAAACGCTGAATGTTGtttaatgttcatgcaaacccttatcGGATCTGCCAGAATCTGGTTCTACGATTTACCTGCTCGAAGCATTCGAAACTTTGACGACCTTAGCAAGGGTTTTTTGGCCAACTTCTCCCAGCAGAGACGATATGTCAAAGATGCAACCGTCATATTTCAAATAAAACAGCGAGACAATGAAAGTCATCGTGAGTTTATTGAACGATACAAGAAGGAGGGTCTAACCTACGTAGGGGCAGACGAAAAAATGAGGGTAGCCAATTTCATGAACGCTATCACCTCAAAATACCTCACAAGAGATTGCAACAAGTCCCTGCCTAAGACCTTGGAGGAGGCCCTCGAAAGAGCAGAAGCccacattcggggagaggaagcaGTTGACATCAAGGAACAGAGGAAAAGAGGGTCTAGCTGGCGAAGTAATAGCCCGGTCAGAAAAAGAGGGAATTACAACTCCTATGACAGACGGCAAAAGGGCTCAGACCATCAAAGGTCTGAAGGCCAGAACCCTCTAACCAGGGaaaaggcatga
- the LOC110884742 gene encoding RNA demethylase ALKBH9B isoform X1: MNGIHPGVKVLKPEEMSAKEDWLSIVKGFEREEVDELLSQTFCGHCERLLHDRVLSIANRKRAKKLSISSVDSTQSDDIPDGCLESCIQVSLNNNGSFKSPGNIHSGSPKSYVDKISPALMDYKGVTSLSLSRSGTSLENGMHENSPRENELQAEEQKERLRFLNVGRKTNFTHFERVNGKNINVVQGLELHTQVFSDEEQKKIVESVYEFQRMGQKGRLRERTYTEPSKWMRGKGRITIQFGCCYNYAVDKNGNPPGIIRDEEVDPLPPVFIDMIKRLVRWHVLPPTCVPNSCIVNIYEEGDCIPPHIDHHDFLRPFCTISFLTQCNILFGSNLKIIGPGEFAGPFSIPLPIGSVLVLKGNGADVAKHCVPAVPAKRISITFRKMDESKIPYSYSPDPELRGVSPLTITPLKSQSQQKEINAKETSHVSVPVRVVSKQSKPSLFNGEDDFPPLGAAVGSRHSGHKKNVSKA, translated from the exons ATGAACGGAATACATCCCGGCGTGAAGGTACTGAAGCCGGAAGAGATGAGTGCGAAAGAAGATTGGTTGTCAATTGTTAAGGGATTCGAACGTGAAGAAGTCGATGAATTATTGTCTCAAACGTTTTGCGGCCACTGCGAGCGTCTTCTTCATGACCGTGTTCTGTCCATAGCTAACA GAAAACGCGCGAAGAAATTGTCAATATCGAGTGTGGATTCTACTCAATCTGACGATATTCCGGATGGATGTTTAGAATCTTGTATACAAGTATCTTTGAACAATAACGGGTCTTTTAAATCTCCCGGAAACATTCACTCAGGAAGTCCGAAAAGCTATGTTGACAAGATATCCCCAGCGTTAATGGACTACAAGGGCGTAACGTCATTAAGTCTATCAAGATCCGGTACATCGCTTGAAAATGGAATGCATGAAAATTCTCCCCGAGAAAATGAATTGCAGGCTGAGGAACAGAAGGAGAGGTTAAGGTTTCTCAATGTTGGAAGAAAGACCAACTTTACACACTTTGAGAGGGTTAACGGGAAGAACATAAATGTGGTTCAAGGGCTTGAGCTACACACTCAAGTCTTCAGTGATGAGGAGCAAAAGAAGATTGTTGAGTCCGTGTATGAATTTCAACGCATGGGCCAAAAGGGGCGACTTAGAG AGCGGACATACACAGAACCTTCAAAGTGGATGCGGGGAAAAGGGCGTATTACAATTCAATTTGGCTGTTGCTATAATTATGCAGTG GATAAAAATGGGAACCCTCCAGGCATAATTAGAGACGAAGAAGTCGATCCCCTACCTCCGGTATTCATAGATATGATCAAAAGGTTGGTGAGGTGGCACGTTCTACCTCCAACATGTGTCCCTAATAGCTGCATCGTGAATATATACGAAGAAGGGGATTGCATTCCTCCACATATTGATCATCATGACTTTCTCAGACCATTTTGCACCATTTCGTTTTTGACCCAATGCAATATACTATTTGGTTCAAATCTCAAGATTATCGGCCCTGGAGAGTTTGCAGGCCCGTTTTCCATACCTTTACCTATCGG GTCAGTACTCGTGTTAAAGGGTAACGGAGCTGATGTCGCCAAACATTGCGTTCCAGCAGTACCAGCCAAAAG AATTTCTATCACTTTCAGGAAAATGGACGAGAGCAAGATTCCTTACAGTTACTCACCTGATCCCGAGCTACGGGGTGTGTCGCCTTTGACCATAACACCACTCAAATCACAATCACAACAAAAGGAGATCAACGCTAAAGAAACATCTCATGTTTCGGTTCCTGTTCGGGTTGTTTCAAAACAAAGCAAGCCGTCTCTCTTTAATGGAGAAGATGATTTCCCACCACTGGGAGCTGCAGTTGGAAGCCGGCATTCGGGTCATAAGAAGAATGTTTCCAAGGCTTAA
- the LOC110884742 gene encoding RNA demethylase ALKBH9B isoform X2, with translation MNGIHPGVKVLKPEEMSAKEDWLSIVKGFEREEVDELLSQTFCGHCERLLHDRVLSIANRKRAKKLSISSVDSTQSDDIPDGCLESCIQVSLNNNGSFKSPGNIHSGSPKSYVDKISPALMDYKGVTSLSLSRSGTSLENGMHENSPRENELQAEEQKERLRFLNVGRKTNFTHFERVNGKNINVVQGLELHTQVFSDEEQKKIVESVYEFQRMGQKGRLRERTYTEPSKWMRGKGRITIQFGCCYNYAVDKNGNPPGIIRDEEVDPLPPVFIDMIKRLVRWHVLPPTCVPNSCIVNIYEEGDCIPPHIDHHDFLRPFCTISFLTQCNILFGSNLKIIGPGEFAGPFSIPLPIGSVLVLKGNGADVAKHCVPAVPAKSVLLQNFYHFQENGREQDSLQLLT, from the exons ATGAACGGAATACATCCCGGCGTGAAGGTACTGAAGCCGGAAGAGATGAGTGCGAAAGAAGATTGGTTGTCAATTGTTAAGGGATTCGAACGTGAAGAAGTCGATGAATTATTGTCTCAAACGTTTTGCGGCCACTGCGAGCGTCTTCTTCATGACCGTGTTCTGTCCATAGCTAACA GAAAACGCGCGAAGAAATTGTCAATATCGAGTGTGGATTCTACTCAATCTGACGATATTCCGGATGGATGTTTAGAATCTTGTATACAAGTATCTTTGAACAATAACGGGTCTTTTAAATCTCCCGGAAACATTCACTCAGGAAGTCCGAAAAGCTATGTTGACAAGATATCCCCAGCGTTAATGGACTACAAGGGCGTAACGTCATTAAGTCTATCAAGATCCGGTACATCGCTTGAAAATGGAATGCATGAAAATTCTCCCCGAGAAAATGAATTGCAGGCTGAGGAACAGAAGGAGAGGTTAAGGTTTCTCAATGTTGGAAGAAAGACCAACTTTACACACTTTGAGAGGGTTAACGGGAAGAACATAAATGTGGTTCAAGGGCTTGAGCTACACACTCAAGTCTTCAGTGATGAGGAGCAAAAGAAGATTGTTGAGTCCGTGTATGAATTTCAACGCATGGGCCAAAAGGGGCGACTTAGAG AGCGGACATACACAGAACCTTCAAAGTGGATGCGGGGAAAAGGGCGTATTACAATTCAATTTGGCTGTTGCTATAATTATGCAGTG GATAAAAATGGGAACCCTCCAGGCATAATTAGAGACGAAGAAGTCGATCCCCTACCTCCGGTATTCATAGATATGATCAAAAGGTTGGTGAGGTGGCACGTTCTACCTCCAACATGTGTCCCTAATAGCTGCATCGTGAATATATACGAAGAAGGGGATTGCATTCCTCCACATATTGATCATCATGACTTTCTCAGACCATTTTGCACCATTTCGTTTTTGACCCAATGCAATATACTATTTGGTTCAAATCTCAAGATTATCGGCCCTGGAGAGTTTGCAGGCCCGTTTTCCATACCTTTACCTATCGG GTCAGTACTCGTGTTAAAGGGTAACGGAGCTGATGTCGCCAAACATTGCGTTCCAGCAGTACCAGCCAAAAG TGTTCTGTTGCAGAATTTCTATCACTTTCAGGAAAATGGACGAGAGCAAGATTCCTTACAGTTACTCACCTGA